From a single Carassius gibelio isolate Cgi1373 ecotype wild population from Czech Republic chromosome A18, carGib1.2-hapl.c, whole genome shotgun sequence genomic region:
- the il17c gene encoding interleukin-17C — protein MWSPLFFGIVFFLVSENIVKGTNLGCFSECEHGFKKIHKLLQSRHHHKHARLPPVHHKADSCGDFVRSSSALNDRSLSPWRLRIVENADMYPSKYEEAECLCEGCIINGVENMTYNSVPVNQTHLFLKKVPCPSDPKKYSLEYKLVSVTVACTCAVPKQ, from the exons ATGTGG TCTCCGCTGTTTTTTGGAATAGTTTTCTTCTTGGTGTCGGAGAACATCGTGAAAGGAACGAATTTGGGATGTTTCAGTGAATGTGAACATGGGTTCAAGAAGATTCACAAGCTGCTTCAGTCTCGGCATCATCACAAGCACGCGCGTCTGCCGCCCGTCCATCATAAGGCGGACTCCTGTGGAGATTTCGTTAGGTCTTCATCGGCACTCAATGATCGCTCACTGTCCCCCTGGCGGTTAAG AATTGTGGAAAATGCAGACATGTACCCCTCAAAATACGAGGAAGCAGAGTGTTTGTGTGAAGGATGCATCATTAACGGGGTTGAAAATATGACCTACAACTCTGTGCCTGTGAACCAAACTCATTTATTCCTGAAGAAGGTTCCTTGCCCGTCTGACCCCAAAAAATACTCCTTAGAGTATAAACTTGTGTCAGTGACTGTAGCCTGTACCTGTGCAGTTCCTAAGCAGTAA